In a single window of the Necator americanus strain Aroian chromosome X, whole genome shotgun sequence genome:
- a CDS encoding hypothetical protein (NECATOR_CHRX.G23828.T2): MAGLKDEEYRTNFRQHVSIHVGVRTRKKLSDADSFTKCIQDAANKTLPVLLPRKNAGDFNQEERLRRKLRRQLQQDRDNERTSRTMEFEKAWEDRNPRKAYALLKHRQAPSPPELEHVHRLTYAVNEKPSTKSEVLVCIQKMKIGKSGGDDGISAEMLEYLPPSGIREMKKIIRSIWINERISDSWRHAITIPLHKKLSVTDPRHYRGISLLHFMYKADQVFIVRRVIETWQRYSKPMQLAFLDFEAAFDSPHRGRLLNALRTDGVPGKFVRLLDDINQRKTAAVRTPAGCTTPFEVVTGVRQGAVAGAFLSNFAIYDIMRRTADDVVIFAKSSTKLQHVVNFVSKLAAAYGLRLRPDKSKQMWISSRPRAEVRVDGQPIELVDEFCYLGCTLKNDGSHERDVQQRYANATSAFNTLTKCLWSTHITNEVKLRVYLSAIRPIMMYGSETAAPSTGMERLDCKKRKLLRRLLGYFWPRVCHSEDFCAEIDVVYRRMTLRRYEHLALPSKLARVDSLHFFGHILRRPADRPARRVLRSPSGLSRKRPAGRERKFWTEVVKEDLRILLVDRQFRRDARVRRI; this comes from the exons atggctggtctgaaagatgaagaatacAGAACGAATTTCCGCCAAcatgtgtctattcatgttggagtacggaccaggaagaagcttagcgatgcggattccttcacaaagtgcatccaggacgctgcaaataaaacgctcccggttctattgccgaggaagaa cgctggtgacttcaaccaggaagagcgtcttagaaggaagttgcgtcgtcaactgcaacaagaccgcgataacgagcgGACGTCAAGaacgatggagtttgagaaagcgtgggaggacaggaacccacggaaagcctatgctctactaaaaca CCGGCAAGCACCATCACCTCccgaactcgagcacgttcataggctGACATATGCGGTCAACGAGAAGCCATCGACcaagtcggaggttctagtctgtattcaaaaaatgaagattggaaaatctggtggagatgacgggattagcgcagaaatgctggaatatcttcctccgtctgggattcgtgagatgaaaaagatcatccgttcaatatggataaacgaaaggatatctgattcgtggagacacgctatcacaattcccctccacaagaagttatccgtcacggaccctaggcattatcgaggaatctctttgctgcattttatgtacaag gctgaccaggtgttcatcgtcaggagagtgatcgaaacctggcagcggtattcgaagccaatgcaactagcgtttctggattttgaagccgcgttcgactctcctcaccgaggccgtcttctcaatgcgctccgcaccgatggagtaccaggaaagtttgttcgcttgcttgatgacataaATCAGCGAaaaactgctgcagttcggacaccagccggatgtacaacaccatttgaagtggtaactggagtaagacaaggggcagtggcaggagcCTTCCTGTCCAATTTCGCCATctacgacattatgcgaagaaca gctgacgatgttgttatctTTGcgaaaagcagtacgaaacttcaacatgttgttaactttgtatcgaagctggctgcagcctatggactacgtctacgccctgataaatccaagcagatgtggatctcttcgagacctcgagcGGAagtcagggtggacggacaaccgatagaactcgtcgatgagttctgttacctgggctgtacgctgaagaacgaTGGCAGccacgagagagatgttcagcaaagatacgCTAACGCCACTTCTGCGTTTAAcaccttaacgaaatgtctgtggtcgacccacatcaccaacgaagttaagctgcgagtctacctatccgcaattcgccccatcatgatgtatggATCGGAGACGGCAGCTCCATCTACAgggatggagaggcttgattgcaagaaacgaaagctgcttagacgactacttggctacttttggcctagggtatgccacagtGAAGATTTTtgcgcagaaattgatgtagtttaccggcggatgacacttAGAAGATATGAACATCTTGCACTGCCATCGAAATTGGCTAGAGTAGATAgtcttcacttctttggtcatatattaaggagaccagcagatcgcccCGCTCGACGAGTTCTAAGAAGTCCGTCGGGTTTAAGCAGGAAGAGGCCAGCCGGccgagaacggaagttctggactgaggtggtgaaagaggacctgaggataCTCctcgtggataggcagttcaggcgagacgcaAGAGTTCGCAGGATATga
- a CDS encoding hypothetical protein (NECATOR_CHRX.G23830.T1), whose product MRRRNSKSNLMCKENGIIQRTSTNGDRLVELSEQTGLIIASTFKRNHRASAHVLDYVLAGNIPQSDIRKSRAVRDVAFDTDHRPVLLSFKIRFTRETEEFLFN is encoded by the exons ATGCGAAGACGGAACTCGAAAAGCAATCTGATGTGcaaggaaaatggtattatccagcgcaCGTCGACCAatggtgaccgtctggtcgagtTGAGCGAACAGACGggtctcatcatcgcttccacgtttaagaggaatcatcgagcTTCAGCTCACGTG ctcgactatgTTCTGGCggggaacattcctcagtcagatatccgaaaatctagagctgttagGGACGTCGCGTTTGAcactgaccaccgtccagttcttctcagcttcaagatacggttcacaagagaaaccgaggagttcctcttcaactga
- a CDS encoding hypothetical protein (NECATOR_CHRX.G23831.T1) translates to MANDFHTWQKAAVLQHIAKAHNLKGQLPEGSMESLATTIRFVTLNCRTLSSGLQQAALCRLLRYLWVPFAAPQETRMRARPVISIENYTIYCGDADENKVDGCAIAEERLQQPGEGIWLNFV, encoded by the coding sequence ATGGCGAATGATTTTCATACATGGCAAAAAGCAGCTGTcctccagcacatcgccaaagctcataacctgaaaggtcaactgcctgaagggagcatggaatctttggcaacaaccattcgtttcgtcacgctgaactgccgaacactatcgagtggactccaacaagccgctctatgcaggcttctgcgatatctctgggtgccttttgctgcaccgCAGGAAACGCGCATGAGAgctcggcccgtcatcagcatcgaaaattacaccatatactgcggcgatgctgatgagaacaaagtagatggctgcgcgatagctgaggaacgattacaacaacctggagaaggaatttggctcaacttcgtctag
- a CDS encoding hypothetical protein (NECATOR_CHRX.G23832.T1) yields the protein MGQPTCGNEALPPRLRHRASLGISERDDVLEVLDPLSAVSLRKHPLSSVSTVPLDQNFMARMEQMEILYLEAPFADRSRCDQMVAKCRGDIASALRELKVKHLIDTRIADDREKARKALESSSWDLNAAAEFLLMTASSKK from the exons ATGGGCCAACCGACATGTGGAAATGAAGCACTACCACCCAGATTACGACATCGCGCTTCCTTAGGCATCAGTGAACGGGACGACGTGTTAGAAGTGCTAGATCCTCTTTCT GCAGTGTCTCTCAGAAAGCATCCTCTTTCAAGTGTTTCAACTGTCCCACTCGACCAAAATTTCATGGCACGCATGGAACAAATGGAGATATTGTATTTGGAAGCACCTTTTGCTGA TCGTTCACGATGCGATCAGATGGTAGCGAAGTGCAGAGGTGATATTGCGAGTGCTCTCCGCGAATTGAAAGTCAAACACCTTATTGATACCAGGATTGCGGATGACAGAGAAAAAGCACGTAAAGCTCTTGAGTCAAGTTCATGGGATCTCAATGCTGCAGCAGAATTTCTACTGATGACTGCTTCGAGCAAAAAGTGA